One Patescibacteria group bacterium DNA segment encodes these proteins:
- the glyA gene encoding serine hydroxymethyltransferase, with amino-acid sequence MKDKQIEKLIKNESGRQGGVINLIASENDTSADVRAALGSIFVNKYAEGYSKARYYGGNTYIDALEDLTKARALKLFGISNKTWSVNVQPYSGSPANLAVYFALAPLGAKIMGLELNMGGHLSHGHKVSMTGKVWQQVAYGVDKKTETLDYDEIRRIAQQEKPVMIVAGFTAYPRAIDFKKFREIADSTGALLLVDMSHFAGLVAGKVYPSPFFYADIVMTTTHKTLRGPRSAIIFSKKEFSEKIDKAVFPGLQGGPHANQIAATAVALQEASTPAFKKYATQIIKNAKALSDELAARGWRVISGGTDTHLILVDTQSHGISGGKASDILERAGIIVNKNTIPFDTRSPRDPSGIRLGTPTVTTRGMREPQMRMIAGLIDEALKGALAHAIQKDVARLAKQFPQQK; translated from the coding sequence ATGAAAGACAAGCAAATAGAAAAACTTATTAAAAACGAGTCAGGGCGCCAAGGAGGCGTTATCAATTTGATCGCGTCTGAAAACGATACTTCAGCTGATGTGCGCGCAGCTCTCGGTAGTATATTCGTCAATAAGTACGCGGAAGGGTATTCTAAAGCTCGCTACTATGGTGGCAACACATATATCGATGCGCTCGAAGATTTGACGAAAGCGCGCGCGCTCAAACTTTTTGGTATCTCAAATAAAACATGGAGTGTAAATGTTCAACCTTATTCGGGGTCTCCCGCAAATCTTGCAGTATATTTTGCGTTGGCGCCGCTTGGTGCCAAGATCATGGGGCTTGAGCTCAATATGGGCGGGCACCTCTCACATGGACACAAGGTCAGTATGACGGGCAAGGTGTGGCAACAGGTTGCCTACGGCGTTGATAAAAAAACCGAAACGCTTGATTATGATGAAATCCGCCGTATTGCCCAACAAGAGAAACCAGTAATGATTGTCGCTGGGTTTACCGCGTATCCACGCGCGATAGATTTCAAAAAGTTTCGCGAGATCGCAGATAGCACGGGCGCGCTCTTGCTCGTCGATATGTCGCATTTTGCAGGGCTCGTTGCTGGTAAGGTATATCCATCGCCGTTTTTCTATGCGGATATTGTGATGACTACCACACACAAGACACTTCGCGGTCCGCGTTCGGCAATCATTTTCTCCAAAAAAGAATTTTCAGAAAAGATTGATAAAGCGGTATTTCCCGGCTTACAAGGTGGCCCGCATGCAAATCAGATTGCAGCTACAGCCGTAGCACTGCAAGAGGCATCAACCCCCGCGTTTAAAAAATACGCGACACAGATTATCAAGAATGCTAAAGCCCTTTCAGATGAGCTCGCAGCGCGAGGTTGGCGTGTTATATCAGGCGGTACTGATACGCATTTGATTCTTGTTGATACACAGAGTCACGGTATTTCAGGAGGGAAGGCGAGTGACATACTCGAACGCGCTGGTATTATCGTAAATAAAAATACGATCCCATTTGATACTCGTTCACCTCGCGATCCATCAGGGATTCGGCTTGGTACGCCTACCGTCACCACGCGTGGCATGCGTGAACCCCAGATGCGCATGATCGCAGGTCTCATTGATGAAGCGCTCAAAGGTGCGCTTGCGCACGCTATCCAAAAAGATGTTGCGCGCCTTGCCAAGCAATTCCCCCAACAGAAATGA